From Halichoerus grypus chromosome 6, mHalGry1.hap1.1, whole genome shotgun sequence, one genomic window encodes:
- the HDAC10 gene encoding polyamine deacetylase HDAC10, which translates to MFHVSVPLPGTTGGFLSCILALVLPLAYGFQPDLVLVALGPAHGLQDPQAALLAALLRGPAGGRVLVLVEQESTSQLAGVLARVLHGEAPPSLGPFSMASPEDLQALIHLRGQLEAQWKMLQVAAPS; encoded by the exons ATGTTCCATGTGTCTGTGCCGCTGCCAGGG ACAACAGGTGGGTTCTTGAGCTGCATCCTGGCCCTTGTGCTGCCCCTGGCCTATGGTTTCCAGCCTGACCTGGTGCTGGTGGCGCTGGGACCAGCCCATGGCCTCCAGGACCCCCAAGCTGCACTCCTGGCTGCGCTCCTACGGGGACCAGCGGGGGGCCGAGTCTTGGTCCTAGTGGAGCAG GAATCCACATCCCAGCTTGCGGGGGTCCTGGCCCGGGTGTTGCATGGAGAGGCACCCCCCAGCCTGGGTCCCTTCTCCATGGCTTCCCCCGAGGACCTGCAGGCCCTGATACACTTGAGAGGGCAGCTGGAAGCACAGTGGAAGATGCTGCAGGTGGCCG C